Genomic segment of Iocasia fonsfrigidae:
TATCGTGATTTTCACGGCACGAGCTGGTTCAAAAAAAATTATAGAACTTATTTGGTCCTTTTCTATACCATAGAGTCGACTAATTAAATTTTTATTAATTAACTTGTTTTCTTTAACTCTTTCATAAATTTTTCTATCTTTAAATATTATATCAAAAGTTAATTCATAGGGGCCAGCGTTTTTACTTCTAATTACTTCTGCATACTCAATTATTGGTTTACCCATCATTTTCTCCCCCAACTTTAATAATTTCCAAAGGAAAAGCCTCTACTGGATTATCTATTTCCAGTAAATGATTGATATTAAACTGATATACTTCCCCAGTCTTTATATCAGATGGTGAGTAGGGAAACGCTAAATTACCTGCTGTTGCAATTCTTCCATCATAACCATAATGTAGCATAGCTGAACGAGTAAAACTACAAATGGTATTAGCCAACTCCTGGGTTAATGCTATAGCCTCAATTATTATTCCCAATTCATGGGACAATAGTTTTGATTTTGGTTCAAGATCCCCCATTACTCCATTTTTTCCATAGACTCTGAAAAAAAGTTGATAATCTTCCGCCTTTATATTAGCAAAATTTTCCTTAGCCATTTCTTTAACATCAGCAATAATTGAATCAATTTGCTCTATCATAATAGGGTCCCTAGTACCAGCAATAGAAATCGTTCTATAACCAATCATCTTAGCCCCTTCAAGTTTTATAGTATATTTTTCATTTTTGACAAAGCGGCTGCCCTTTACTTCAACCCGTCTATTGTCTATTTGTTTAAATTTAGTTTCTCTTAAATCTATTATCCCTCCAGGACCTAATAATTCATAGGGATTACTTTTTTCATAAAGGGTATGAGCAGCTACAGAAGTTTCCGTACATTTTCGTTTTTTATTTAAAGGTTCTAATATAAACGAATCTTTACTTAATATCCCTAACATACAATCACTACCACTACCAGGATCAGCAGCAATACTAGCACATTCTAATATTTTCCCCATATGCAGTGATAACCCTTCCGGAAAACCTGCTTTAACTGCCGGTGCCGCAAAAACAGTGGGGTCATATGCCCTTCCTGCTAAAATTACATCTACTTCCCTGTCAAGGGCTTTTATAATTGGTTCTATTCCCATTTGTCCAACAATTCTAGTCGAACTTATGATCTCATTGAGATCTAATGGTGCTACTGGATATAAAGGTTCTATATTACCTCTATTATATTGATCGACTATATAATCTTTATCAAACTCAG
This window contains:
- a CDS encoding DUF4387 domain-containing protein, translated to MGKPIIEYAEVIRSKNAGPYELTFDIIFKDRKIYERVKENKLINKNLISRLYGIEKDQISSIIFFEPARAVKITIVRPLSAGAPGERDVYGAQQHVPLLSIEI
- a CDS encoding acyclic terpene utilization AtuA family protein, which codes for MEEIRVLAPTAILGYGFPLESFNRGLKYKPDIIAVDAGSTDPGPYYLGSGNSFTDREAVKRDLRIMIKAAKELNIPVLVGTAGGSGGRPHLEWCKDIVVEIAQKEGLNLTVALINAEFDKDYIVDQYNRGNIEPLYPVAPLDLNEIISSTRIVGQMGIEPIIKALDREVDVILAGRAYDPTVFAAPAVKAGFPEGLSLHMGKILECASIAADPGSGSDCMLGILSKDSFILEPLNKKRKCTETSVAAHTLYEKSNPYELLGPGGIIDLRETKFKQIDNRRVEVKGSRFVKNEKYTIKLEGAKMIGYRTISIAGTRDPIMIEQIDSIIADVKEMAKENFANIKAEDYQLFFRVYGKNGVMGDLEPKSKLLSHELGIIIEAIALTQELANTICSFTRSAMLHYGYDGRIATAGNLAFPYSPSDIKTGEVYQFNINHLLEIDNPVEAFPLEIIKVGGENDG